One segment of Radiobacillus kanasensis DNA contains the following:
- the mltG gene encoding endolytic transglycosylase MltG codes for MSTSDKGDKHKDNVQQRLEEARTVRKIVVIALSVLGAILIIAGISGYIYVSSALKPVDPNDDSKVSIEIPMGSSTSQIAGILEENGIIEDSMIFRFYIKFNNATQFQAGEYELSPSMKLEEIIDALQTGKVLKEPVITVTIPEGKTIEDIAALFAEKANIKEQEFLDKVNDRKYVEKLIDSYPSILSDAILDPEIRAPLEGYLFAATYEFYVKDPSVESIIHSMLEKTEAVVEPYLDSISEKDMTVHEALTMASLVENEARTEEERKTIAGVFYNRLDTGMMLQTDPTVLYALGEHKDRVLFEDLKVESPYNTYVVTGLPIGPISNFAENSLQAVLEPAETNYMYFIAADDGNIYYSETYEEHQQLTEKYLR; via the coding sequence ATGTCAACGTCTGATAAGGGCGATAAACATAAAGACAACGTCCAACAAAGGCTAGAGGAAGCGAGAACAGTAAGAAAGATAGTTGTAATCGCCTTATCCGTATTGGGAGCTATTCTTATAATTGCAGGGATATCCGGTTATATTTATGTCTCGTCTGCATTAAAGCCTGTAGACCCTAATGATGATTCAAAAGTATCGATTGAAATCCCTATGGGCTCATCCACATCGCAAATTGCTGGTATATTAGAAGAGAATGGAATCATAGAGGACAGTATGATATTTCGTTTCTATATTAAATTTAATAATGCTACGCAATTTCAAGCAGGGGAATATGAACTATCCCCTTCAATGAAACTGGAAGAAATTATTGATGCCTTGCAAACTGGTAAAGTATTAAAAGAACCAGTTATTACGGTAACGATTCCAGAAGGGAAAACGATTGAAGATATAGCTGCATTGTTTGCAGAAAAAGCAAACATAAAGGAACAAGAATTTCTAGACAAAGTAAACGATAGAAAATATGTAGAGAAACTCATTGATAGCTATCCATCCATTTTGTCTGATGCTATCCTAGATCCGGAAATTCGTGCACCATTGGAAGGATACTTATTTGCAGCGACCTATGAATTCTACGTGAAAGACCCAAGTGTAGAATCGATTATCCATTCCATGCTGGAGAAAACAGAAGCAGTTGTGGAACCTTATTTGGATTCAATTTCCGAAAAAGACATGACGGTCCACGAAGCATTAACGATGGCTTCTTTAGTAGAAAATGAAGCAAGAACAGAAGAAGAAAGAAAAACAATCGCTGGAGTCTTTTATAATCGCCTAGATACGGGCATGATGTTACAAACAGATCCTACTGTATTATATGCATTAGGAGAACATAAAGACCGTGTCTTGTTTGAAGATTTGAAAGTAGAATCACCGTATAACACCTATGTTGTGACAGGATTACCGATAGGACCAATATCTAATTTTGCGGAAAACTCCTTGCAGGCTGTCTTAGAGCCAGCAGAGACAAACTACATGTACTTTATCGCAGCAGATGATGGAAATATCTATTACTCCGAAACCTATGAAGAACATCAACAGTTAACGGAAAAGTATCTACGATAA
- the udk gene encoding uridine kinase, whose translation MSNHKPVVIGVAGGTGSGKTSVTRSISQRFADKTILVIEQDYYYKDQSHLPFEERLRTNYDHPLAFDNDLLIKHVKELLDHKPIEKPVYDYALHTRSSETVEVEPKDVIILEGILILEDQRLLDLMDIKVFVDTDADVRIIRRMLRDIKERGRTIDSVIDQYINVVRPMHLQFVEPTKRYADIIIPEGGQNHVAIDIMATKIQTILNRQTI comes from the coding sequence ATGTCAAACCATAAGCCAGTAGTTATTGGAGTGGCCGGTGGAACTGGTTCAGGGAAAACTTCTGTTACGAGATCTATCAGCCAACGATTTGCAGATAAAACCATTCTAGTGATTGAGCAGGACTATTATTATAAGGATCAAAGTCACCTACCTTTTGAAGAACGTTTACGAACAAATTATGATCATCCTTTAGCCTTTGATAACGATTTGTTAATCAAGCATGTGAAGGAGTTACTAGATCATAAGCCAATCGAAAAGCCCGTTTATGACTATGCATTACATACACGTTCTAGTGAGACAGTAGAAGTGGAACCGAAGGACGTAATCATATTAGAAGGTATTTTAATATTAGAAGACCAGCGTTTATTAGATTTAATGGATATAAAAGTGTTTGTAGATACGGATGCAGATGTGAGGATTATTCGTCGCATGCTTCGTGATATCAAGGAGAGAGGACGTACGATTGATTCTGTTATCGATCAGTATATTAATGTGGTGAGACCAATGCATCTACAATTTGTGGAGCCGACGAAACGCTATGCAGACATTATAATCCCAGAGGGTGGGCAAAACCATGTAGCCATTGATATTATGGCAACCAAAATTCAAACGATCCTCAATAGGCAAACGATTTAA
- the greA gene encoding transcription elongation factor GreA, protein MAAEKSYYMTLEGKEKLENELHYLKTERRQEVVERIKIARGFGDLSENSEYDAAKDEQAFVESRIAQVENMIRNAVIIENDNDNPDVVSLGKSVTFQELPDGDEESYTIVGSAEADPFEGKISNDSPIAKSLLGHEIGEEVTVPTPGGDMVVKIIDVK, encoded by the coding sequence ATGGCAGCTGAAAAAAGTTACTACATGACACTGGAAGGTAAAGAAAAATTAGAAAATGAACTTCACTACTTAAAAACGGAAAGGCGTCAAGAAGTAGTTGAGCGTATTAAAATAGCTCGTGGATTCGGGGACTTATCGGAGAACTCTGAATATGATGCAGCTAAGGATGAACAAGCTTTTGTGGAATCACGAATCGCTCAAGTGGAAAACATGATTCGTAATGCGGTAATTATAGAGAATGACAACGATAATCCAGATGTCGTATCCTTAGGGAAATCGGTTACGTTTCAAGAGTTACCAGATGGTGATGAGGAAAGCTATACCATCGTTGGTAGTGCAGAAGCCGATCCCTTTGAAGGAAAAATCTCGAACGATTCACCAATTGCAAAAAGCTTACTTGGCCATGAAATTGGAGAGGAAGTTACAGTACCAACTCCAGGTGGAGACATGGTCGTAAAGATTATAGATGTGAAGTAA
- a CDS encoding O-methyltransferase, protein MEERLEDYLLSTLDDKKPWVSEMEQYAKEHHVPIMEPLGIELLQQLIRIKRPKKILEIGTAIGYSALRMLEAYPQANIYTIERDEERFHVAQEYIHSQEVEDKISLIFGDALETTSLVKENGPFDLLFIDAAKGQYQVFFEQYSPLLSEDGMVISDNVLFKGLVANQSGDNKRLDQIAQKIKRYNEYLVNHPRYKTTILPVGDGVAISVKRDKSE, encoded by the coding sequence ATGGAGGAGCGATTAGAGGACTACCTCTTATCTACGTTGGATGATAAAAAGCCATGGGTTTCCGAAATGGAACAATATGCGAAAGAGCACCATGTACCAATCATGGAGCCGTTAGGGATAGAATTACTACAACAATTAATTCGAATTAAGAGACCAAAGAAAATCCTCGAAATAGGTACTGCAATTGGCTACTCAGCCTTACGAATGCTAGAAGCATATCCACAAGCCAATATTTATACGATTGAGCGTGATGAAGAACGTTTCCATGTCGCTCAGGAATATATTCATTCTCAAGAAGTAGAGGATAAGATTTCCCTCATCTTTGGGGATGCTTTAGAAACCACCTCTCTCGTTAAAGAGAACGGACCGTTTGATTTGTTATTTATTGATGCGGCGAAAGGACAGTACCAAGTGTTCTTTGAACAATATAGTCCATTATTGTCAGAGGATGGGATGGTTATTTCAGATAACGTGTTGTTTAAAGGATTGGTTGCCAATCAATCGGGAGATAATAAAAGACTAGACCAAATCGCCCAGAAAATTAAAAGGTATAATGAATACTTAGTGAACCACCCTAGATACAAGACGACCATCCTCCCAGTAGGAGATGGGGTAGCAATTAGTGTAAAAAGAGATAAAAGCGAATAG